The genomic region CGGGCTGATGATCCTTGAGGCGAACCTGAACTATCGAATTGGCTCCAGCTTCGACACCATTACCAAAGATCTGCTGGGTAAAGGCTGGAACGTGGTGAATGGCATTTCGATTGCCTTTGTGCTCTACATTTTGACCTACGCGTACATTTCCGCCAGCGGTTCGATTTTGCATCACACCTTTGCTGAGATGTCGCTTAACGTTCCGGCGCGCGCTGCGGGGCTGGGGTTTGCGCTGCTGGTCGCGGTGGTGGTGTGGATGAGCACTAAAGCAGTTAGCCGTATGACGGCGATTGTGCTGGGTGCGAAGGTGATCACTTTCTTCCTGACCTTCGGCAGCCTGTTGGGACATGTTCAGCCTGCAACGCTGTTTAACGTCGCGGAGAGTCATGCTTCCTATACGCCTTACTTACTGATGACTCTACCGTTCTGTCTGGCATCGTTTGGCTACCACGGTAACGTGCCAAGCCTGATGAAATACTATGGAAAAGATCCGCGCACCATCGTGAAGTGCCTGGTTTATGGCACGCTGCTGGCGCTGGTGCTGTACAGCATCTGGCTGTTAGGGACGATGGGTAACATCCCGCGTCCGGAATTTATCGGCATTGCACAGAAGGGCGGCAATATTGATGTGCTGGTACAAGCGCTGAGCGGTGTGCTGAATAGCCGCAGTCTGGATCTGCTGCTGGTAGTGTTCTCAAACTTTGCAGTGGCGAGCTCATTCCTTGGGGTTACGCTGGGGTTGTTTGACTATCTGGCGGATCTGTTTGGTTTTGACGACTCGGCGATGGGGCGTTTCAAGACCGCACTGTTGACCTTCCTGCCACCGATTGTGGGCGGCCTGCTGTGGCCGAACGGTTTTCTGTACGCCATCGGCTACGCAGGACTTGCGGCAACCATCTGGGCGGCGATTGTCCCGGCGCTGCTGGCACGTAAATCGCGCAAACGCTTTGGCAGCCCGAAATTCCGCGTTTGGGGCGGTAAGCCGATGATTGCGCTGATTCTGGTATTCGGCGTGGGCAACGCGCTGGTACATATCTTATCGAGTTTTAATCTGTTGCCGGTGTATCAGTGATCCTTTTGTGCCGGATGGCGGCTACGCCTTATCCGGCCTACGCGATCCCGCAGGCCCGGTAAGCGAAGCGCCACCGGGCAAAGCAATGGCTACCCCACCAACTCTTCTCTCACCTGCATTGCCAAATCAAACGAATGCAGGCGCGCCTGATGATCGAAAATCTGCCCGTTAACCATAATCTCATCGGCCTGGGTTTCACGCAGAATAGATTCCAGCCCATGGCGGATTTTCACCTTATCCCCCACCAGCGACATGCTCAGAGCCTGCTGCACGCCGTACTGCTCCGAAGGCGACCA from Citrobacter sp. RHB25-C09 harbors:
- the mtr gene encoding tryptophan permease translates to MATLTTTQTSPSLLGGVVIIGGTIIGAGMFSLPVVMAGSWFFWSMAALVFTWFCMLHSGLMILEANLNYRIGSSFDTITKDLLGKGWNVVNGISIAFVLYILTYAYISASGSILHHTFAEMSLNVPARAAGLGFALLVAVVVWMSTKAVSRMTAIVLGAKVITFFLTFGSLLGHVQPATLFNVAESHASYTPYLLMTLPFCLASFGYHGNVPSLMKYYGKDPRTIVKCLVYGTLLALVLYSIWLLGTMGNIPRPEFIGIAQKGGNIDVLVQALSGVLNSRSLDLLLVVFSNFAVASSFLGVTLGLFDYLADLFGFDDSAMGRFKTALLTFLPPIVGGLLWPNGFLYAIGYAGLAATIWAAIVPALLARKSRKRFGSPKFRVWGGKPMIALILVFGVGNALVHILSSFNLLPVYQ